In one window of Mesoplodon densirostris isolate mMesDen1 chromosome 4, mMesDen1 primary haplotype, whole genome shotgun sequence DNA:
- the MAP1A gene encoding microtubule-associated protein 1A isoform X2 → METEAGPWRPFDVAMETSPGLGLRSPGSLLAQNPAEPLCEAGAAVAAAHWDLRKHSLLIVIGDIGTENQLRAVRAHLEQGILSWNIDLSSIDLNQQLRLFITRHLAHFSSEVKGQRTLCHQSEILETIVLVNPSADSISSEVHHFLSSPSAHKLLILSGQSLEPGGDLILQSGTYSYQNFAQVLHNPEIAQLLSNRDPGIQAFLTVSCLGEGDWSHLGLSSSQETLHLRLNPEPMLPTMDGVAEFSEYVSETVDVPSPFDLLEPPTSGGFLKLSKPCCYIFPGGRGDSALFAVNGFNILVDGGSDRKSCFWKLVRHLDRIDSVLLTHIGADNLPGINGLLQRKVAELEEEQSQGSSSYSDWVKNLISPELGVVFFNVPDKLRLPDASRKAKRSIEEACLTLQHLNRLGIQAEPLYRVVSNTIEPLTLFHKMGVGRLDMYVLNPVKDSKEMQFLMQKWAGNSKAKTGIVLANGKEAEISVPYLTSITALVVWLPANPTEKIVRVLFPGNAPQNKILEGLEKLRHLDFLRYPVATQKELATGAVPANLKPSKIKQRADSKESLKATTKTAVGKLAKREEVAEEGAKEARSELAKELAKTEKKVKESSEKPPEKPAKPERVRTESSEALKAEKRKLIKDKVGKKHLKEKISKLEEKKDKEKKEIKKERKELKKDEGRKEEKKDAKKEEKRKDIKPEIKKISKPDLKPFTPEVRKTLYKAKAPGRVKMEKSRAARGEKELSSEPRTPPAQKGTAPFPTRELALSSPEDLTQDFEELKREETGLLAEQRDTGLGEKPLPPDTAEEGLPNTAAPGAPPSVPGLEPEEPAIEEKEAVPDIPEEQGSKDRGPDSGAETEKERAPWEEKKAKESEGLPDRTEAREESEPEVKEDVIEKAELEEMEELHPSDEEEEEETKAEGFYQKHMQEALQVTPRGREALGGQELGLQGKAPEKETSSFLSSLATPAGATEHVSYIQDETIPGYSETEQTISDEEIHDEPEERAAPPRFPTGTYDLPGPEGPGPSEASQPADNAVPTTPSKGYGAPESELTYPPNMVAAPLAEEEHVSSATSITECDKLSSFATSVAEDQSVASLTAPQTEETGKSSLLLDTVTSIPSSHTEATQGLDYVPSAGTISPTSSLEEDKGFKSPPCEEFSVTGESEKRGEIVRRGLSGERAVEEKEEEEEEETANVQMSEKLHGQYEPLMFAAPGHTLPPGEPAVGDAEERCLSPDDSTVKMASPPPSGPPSATHTPFHQSPVEEKSEPQDFQEADSWGDTKRTPGVGKEDAAEGTVKPGPEEGTPEEEGQLPPPRSPQAQEAPISIVGGHAGRTVQLLPEEDKAIVFETVEAGEPTGPILETEVLPRDLRTSHQEPGEPQKDEVLRFPDRGLSPEEVESPSVLSVVSPDIANQEAIPRSPCGLTEQHLHKDLWPQVSPEDTRSLSLSEESPSKETSLDISSKQLSPESLGTLQFGELTLGKEEKGPLMQTEDTSHHLAPVSIPEARAATGSPPTDGTSGYAAQADITDESPDGKLPASYFSHSTLLGDGKHSPGMITSPGEHILTPDSSLTKSPESLPSPAMEDIAMEWEGKVPELKERPPEQKEKGPEPKDEVLQQKDKSLEQKDTVTEQKDTAIYRKDEVLEEKDKAVEQQDKALEQKGRDLEHRDTALEQKDKALEGKGKDLEPKDRDLEPKEPKDRDLEPKEPKDRDLEPKEPKDRDLEPKDKTLEQEDKVPGEKDEILGQKVRDSEHKDKVPEDKVPELKGKALELKDKAPEQDKAPEQKDKALEKEDQALEQTYLALEQKGEALEQNIKAVEQKDKILEEKDKTQEQESPVQEDETMTLKEKILEEKSPEKVKAVGQKEEALLEKRGSLEESPVQEYKAREQDEKYWKEQDVVQEWQEASPARGEPAGEQKEPARTWEDTSPEQEDRYWRGREDAVLEQDTYWRELSCERKVWFPHELGGPGARPRFTEERESTFLDEGPDDEQEVPPLEHTPKSPWASDFKGFQEPSPQKELEVERWLAESPVGLPPEEEDKLTRSPFEIISPPASPPEMVGQRVPPATRQESPIPDPKPMPPMRNEPTTPSWLADIPPWVPKDRPLPPAPLSPAPAPPTPAPQPLTPVPFSWDTAEYDSVVAAVQEGAAELEGGPYSPLGKDYRKAEGEREEEGGVGVPDSSPRGSKVPEASESHASKEPEQTEPEQREPTPYPDERSFQYADIYEQMMLTGLGPACPTREPPLGAAGDWPPHISTKEEAAGRSTSAEKELSSPVSPHRLQFDTPTFSYAALAGPTIPPKQEPEPEPSVDPSLTPPAIPPRAPIPQSKGPSPPLNGNILSRSPDRRTPSPKEPGHGHWDDSMSDLELEKGAREQPEKEAQSPSPPQPMPAGPSTLWPESEAHTSPSSDSHLGPARPSLDFPASAFGFSSLQPAPPQLPSPAEPRSAPCGSLAFSGDRALALAPGPPTRARHDEYLEVTKAPSLDSSLPQLPSPSSPGAPLSSLPRPASPALSEGSSSEATTPVISSVAERFPPGLEAAEQGSVELVPGMEPAAHGLWDLTSLSPAPPASLDLAPALAPSLPGDMDEGTLPCRLECSGAATKKPSPLQGPSTGHATNGPTETSPKPPGPAPAEAEKGKAEACPAWERGAWPEGAERSSRPDTLLSPEQPLCPGGASGDQPRSVSPEMETGPQGCAAEPRPHRGELSPSFLNPPLSQSTDDSDLLTEEARLVGRGGRRRVGAAGATGGPCPVADETPPTSVSDSGSSQSDSDVPPETEECPSITAEAALDSDEDGDFLPVDKAGGFSGTHHPRPGHDPPPIPQPDPRPSPPRPDVCMADPEGLSSESGRVERLREKEKTHGRVGRRATGRAKPASPAQRLDLRGKRSPTPGKGTADRASRVPPRPRSTPSQVTPAEEKDGHSPMSKGLVNGLKAGPTALGSKGSSGPPVYVDLAYIPNHCSGKTADLDFFRRVRASYYVVSGNDPANGEPSRAVLDALLEGKAQWGENLQVTLIPTHDTEVTREWYQQTHEQQQQLNVLVLASSSTVVMQDESFPACKIEF, encoded by the exons ATGGAGACCGAGGCTGGGCCCTGGCGGCCTTTCGACGTTGCCATGGAGACAAGTCCCGGGCTAGGGCTCCGAAGCCCCGGCTCTCTGCTGGCTCAGAACCCCGCGGAGCCGCTGTGCGAGGCCGGAGCCGCGGTGGCGGCGGCACACTGGGACCTGCGGAAACACTCTTTGCTCATCGTGATCGGTGATATCGGTACAGAGAATCAGCTGAGGGCCGTTCGGGCCCACCTTGAGCAAG gGATTCTCTCCTGGAACATTGATTTATCATCCATTGACTTGAACCAACAACTGAGACTCTTCATTACCCGGCACCTAGCTCACTTCTCCTCAGAGGTCAAAG GCCAGAGGACCCTCTGCCACCAGAGTGAGATCCTAGAGACCATCGTCCTGGTAAACCCCAGTGCCGACAGCATCAGCTCCGAG GTTCACCACTTCCTTAGCAGCCCATCAGCTCACAAACTACTGATCTTGAGTGGGCAAAGTTTAGAGCCTGGGGGAGACCTCATCCTACAGAGTGGCACCTACTCCTATCAAAACTTTGCTCAGGTCCTTCACAACCCAGAG ATTGCCCAATTGCTCAGCAATAGAGACCCTGGGATCCAGGCTTTCCTCACTGTGTCCTGCTTAGGGGAGGGTGATTGGAGCCACCTGGGACTATCCAGTTCCCAAGAGACCCTGCACCTCCGGCTAAACCCTGAGCCCATGCTGCCCACCATGGATGGTGTGGCTGAGTTCTCCGAGTATGTCTCTGAGACCGTGGATGTGCCATCCCCCTTTGACCTGCTGGAGCCCCCCACCTCAGGGGGCTTCCTCAAGCTCTCCAAGCCATGCTGCTACATCTTCCCTGGCGGCCGCGGGGACTCTGCCCTCTTTGCCGTTAATGGTTTCAACATCCTGGTGGATGGTGGCTCTGATCGCAAGTCCTGCTTCTGGAAGCTGGTGCGGCACCTGGACCGCATTGACTCCGTGCTGCTCACACACATCGGGGCAGACAACCTGCCAGGCATCAACGGACTCCTGCAGCGCAAAGTGGCAGAACTGGAGGAGGAGCAGTCCCAGGGCTCTAGCAGCTACAGTGACTGGGTGAAGAACCTCATCTCCCCCGAGCTTGGAGTCGTCTTCTTCAACGTGCCCGATAAGCTGCGGCTGCCTGATGCCTCGCGGAAGGCCAAGCGCAGCATTGAGGAGGCCTGCCTCACTCTGCAGCACTTAAACCGCCTAGGCATCCAGGCCGAGCCGCTCTACCGTGTGGTCAGCAACACCATCGAGCCACTGACCCTCTTCCACAAGATGGGTGTGGGCCGCCTGGACATGTACGTCCTCAACCCTGTCAAGGATAGCAAGGAGATGCAGTTCCTCATGCAAAAGTGGGCAGGCAACAGTAAAGCTAAGACAGGCATTGTGCTGGCTAATGGGAAGGAGGCTGAGATCTCGGTGCCCTACCTGACCTCCATCACTGCTCTGGTGGTCTGGCTACCAGCCAACCCCACTGAGAAGATTGTGCGCGTGCTTTTTCCAGGGAATGCTCCCCAGAACAAGATCTTGGAGGGCCTGGAAAAGCTTCGACACCTGGACTTCCTGCGCTACCCCGTGGCCACGCAGAAGGAGCTGGCCACTGGGGCTGTGCCTGCCAACCTCAAACCCAGCAAAATCAAACAGCGGGCTGATAGCAAGGAGAGCCTCAAGGCCACAACCAAGACAGCAGTGGGCAAGCTGGCCAAACGGGAGGAGGTGGCCGAAGAGGGAGCCAAGGAGGCCCGCTCAGAACTGGCCAAGGAGTTAGCCAAGACAGAGAAGAAGGTAAAGGAGTCATCTGAGAAGCCCCCAGAGAAGCCTGCCAAGCCTGAGAGGGTGAGGACAGAGTCGAGTGAGGCACTGAAGGCCGAGAAGCGAAAGCTGATCAAAGACAAGGTGGGGAAGAAGCACCTGAAAGAAAAGATATCAAagctggaagagaaaaaagacaaagagaagaaagagatcaagaaggagaggaaggagctcaagaaggatgaaggaaggaaggaggaaaagaaggatgccaagaaggaggagaagaggaaagataTCAAACCTGAGATCAAAAAGATTTCCAAGCCAGACCTGAAGCCCTTTACCCCTGAGGTACGTAAGACCCTCTACAAAGCCAAGGCCcctggcagagtcaagatggagAAGAGCCGGGCTGCCCGTGGGGAGAAGGAGCTGTCCTCTGAGCCCCGGACACCCCCAGCCCAAAAGGGGACTGCACCATTCCCAACAAGAGAGCTGGCCTTGTCTTCACCAGAGGATCTCACACAGGACTTCGAGGAGTTGAAGCGTGAGGAGACAGGGTTGCTGGCTGAACAAAGGGACACAGGACTAGGAGAGAAACCACTCCCCCCAGACACTGCAGAGGAGGGACTCCCAAACACAGCAGCCCCGGGGGCACCACCCTCCGTCCCAGGGCTGGAACCAGAAGAGCCTGCGATAGAGGAGAAAGAGGCTGTCCCAGACATCCCAGAGGAACAAGGCAGCAAGGACAGAGGGCCAGACTCTGGGgctgaaacagagaaagagagagccccCTGGGAGGAAAAGAAGGCAAAGGAATCAGAGGGGCTCCCCGACAGAACAGAAGCCAGAGAGGAAAGTGAACCTGAGGTAAAGGAGGATGTGATAGAGAAGGCCGAGTTAGAGGAAATGGAAGAGCTGCACCCTTCAgacgaggaggaagaggaagagacaaaggCTGAGGGTTTTTACCAAAAACATATGCAAGAAGCCTTGCAGGTAACGCCAAGGGGCAGGGAGGCTCTCGGGGGCCAGGAACTAGGACTCCAAGGCAAGGCCCCTGAGAAGGAGACCTCGTCATTCCTAAGTAGCCTGGCCACCCCTGCAGGAGCCACTGAGCACGTCTCTTACATCCAGGACGAGACAATCCCTGGCTACTCAGAGACCGAGCAGACTATCTCAGATGAGGAGATCCATGATGAGCCGGAGGAGCGCGCAGCTCCACCTAGATTTCCTACAGGTACCTATGACCTCCCTGGGCCTGAAGGTCCTGGCCCCTCTGAGGCTAGCCAGCCTGCAGACAATGCTGTTCCCACCACCCCCAGCAAAGGCTATGGAGCGCCAGAGTCGGAACTCACCTACCCCCCCAACATGGTGGCTGCCCCTCTGGCTGAAGAGGAGCATGTGTCCTCGGCCACCTCAATCACTGAGTGTGACAAGCTTTCTTCCTTTGCCACATCTGTGGCTGAGGACCAGTCCGTGGCTTCACTCACAGCTCCCCAGACAGAGGAGACAGGCAAGAGCTCCCTGCTGCTTGACACGGTCACAAGCATCCCCTCCTCCCACACGGAAGCCACTCAGGGCCTGGACTATGTGCCATCAGCTGGTACCATCTCACCCACCTCCTCACTGGAAGAAGACAAAGGTTTCAAATCACCACCCTGTGAGGAGTTCTCCGTGACTGGGGagtcagagaagagaggagagattgTACGGAGAGGCTTGTCTGGAGAGAGAGCcgtggaagagaaagaggaagaggaagaggaggagaccgCAAATGTACAGATGTCCGAGAAACTTCACGGTCAGTATGAACCCCTGATGTTTGCTGCCCCTGGGCACACCCTACCTCCAGGGGAACCAGCCGTTGGAGACGCGGAGGAGCGCTGCCTCAGCCCAGATGACAGCACAGTGAAGATGGCCTCTCCCCCACCATCTGGCCCACCCAGTGCCACCCACACGCCCTTTCATCAGTCCCCAGTGGAAGAAAAGTCTGAGCCCCAAGACTTTCAGGAAGCAGACTCCTGGGGAGATACTAAGCGTACACCAGGTGTGGGCAAGGAAGATGCTGCAGAAGGGACAGTCAAGCCAGGGCCTGAAGAGGGCACACCAGAGGAGGAGGGACAGCTGCCTCCTCCCAGGAGCCCCCAGGCCCAGGAAGCACCCATCAGCATTGTTGGAGGACATGCAGGCCGTACCGTCCAACTGCTGCCAGAAGAGGACAAAGCAATAGTCTTTGAGACTGTGGAGGCGGGAGAGCCCACAGGGCCGATTCTGGAAACAGAAGTCCTTCCCAGAGACTTGAGAACATCACACCAAGAACCTGGTGAACCTCAGAAAGATGAGGTGCTCCGGTTTCCTGACCGAGGCCTCTCCCCTGAAGAGGTGGAGTCCCCCTCTGTCCTCAGCGTGGTCTCCCCAGACATTGCCAACCAAGAAGCCATCCCTAGGTCTCCCTGTGGCCTAACAGAGCAGCACCTACACAAAGACCTTTGGCCACAGGTATCTCCAGAAGACACCCGGTCGCTTTCTCTCTCAGAAGAGAGTCCCAGCAAGGAGACCTCTCTGGATATCTCTTCTAAGCAGCTGTCTCCAGAAAGCCTTGGCACCCTCCAGTTTGGGGAACTAAcccttggaaaggaagaaaaagggccTCTGATGCAGACTGAGGACACCTCTCACCACCTAGCCCCTGTGTCTATTCCAGAAGCCCGTGCAGCCACAGGGTCACCTCCCACAGATGGGACCAGTGGATATGCTGCACAGGCAGACATCACAGATGAGAGCCCTGACGGAAAATTACCTGCCAGCTACTTCTCTCACTCTACACTGTTGGGAGATGGGAAGCACTCACCTGGAATGATCACAAGCCCTGGTGAACACATTCTGACACCTGATAGCTCCCTCACCAAGAGTCCTGAGTCCTTGCCAAGCCCTGCCATGGAGGATATTGCCATGGAGTGGGAAGGTAAAGTTCCAGAGTTGAAAGAAAGACCCCCAGAGCAGAAGGAGAAGGGACCTGAGCCAAAGGATGAAGTCCTACAGCAAAAGGACAAAAGTCTGGAGCAGAAGGATACTGTCACAGAGCAGAAGGATACAGCCATCTATCGGAAAGATGAGgttctggaagaaaaggacaaggcTGTGGAACAGCAGGATAAGGCTTtggaacaaaaaggcagagactTAGAACATAGGGACACAGCCCTGGAACAAAAGGACAAGGCCCTGGAAGGAAAAGGCAAAGACTTAGAACCTAAAGACAGAGACTTAGAACCAAAAGAACCTAAAGACAGAGACTTAGAACCAAAAGAACCTAAAGACAGAGACTTAGAACCAAAAGAACCTAAAGACAGAGACTTAGAACCAAAAGACAAGACCTTGGAACAGGAGGACAAGGTCCCAGGAGAGAAAGATGAAATCTTAGGACAAAAAGTCAGAGACTCTGAACATAAAGACAAGGTTCCAGAGGACAAGGTCCCTGAACTGAAGGGCAAGGCCTTAGAACTGAAAGATAAAGCCCCTGAGCAGGACAAGGCCCCGGAACAGAAGGACAAGGCCTTGGAAAAGGAGGACCAGGCTTTAGAACAAACATACTTGGCCCTAGAACAGAAGGGTGAAGCTCTGGAACAAAACATTAAGGCTGTTGAACAAAAAGACAAGATTCTGGAAGAGAAGGACAAAACTCAGGAGCAGGAGAGTCCTGTGCAAGAGGATGAAACCATGACACTAAAGGAGAAGATCCTAGAGGAAAAATCTCCAGAAAAAGTCAAGGCTGTGGGACAGAAGGAAGAGGCTCTGCTGGAGAAGAGAGGCTCACTGGAAGAGAGCCCAGTGCAGGAGTACAAGGCCCGGGAGCAGGACGAGAAGTACTGGAAGGAGCAGGACGTGGTCCAGGAGTGGCAAGAAGCATCTCCAGCCAGAGGAGAGCCAGCTGGAGAACAGAAGGAGCCTGCCCGGACATGGGAGGACACATCTCCTGAGCAGGAGGACAGGTACTGGAGGGGCAGAGAGGATGCAGTCCTGGAACAGGACACATACTGGAGGGAGCTGAGCTGTGAGCGGAAGGTCTGGTTCCCTCATGAGCTGGGTGGCCCGGGGGCCCGGCCACGGTTCACAGAAGAGCGGGAGAGCACTTTCCTCGATGAGGGGCCGGATGATGAGCAGGAAGTGCCCCCCTTGGAGCATACACCCAAGAGTCCCTGGGCCTCAGACTTTAAGGGCTTCCAGGAGCCCTCACCACAGAAGGAGCTGGAGGTGGAGCGCTGGCTTGCTGAGTCACCAGTTGGGCTGCCACCAGAGGAAGAGGACAAGCTGACTCGCTCCCCTTTTGAGATCATCTCTCCTCCGGCCTCCCCACCTGAGATGGTTGGACAGAGGGTTCCGCCGGCCACACGACAAGAGAGCCCTATCCCAGATCCTAAGCCCATGCCACCCATGAGGAATGAGCCCACCACCCCCTCATGGCTGGCTGACATCCCACCATGGGTGCCCAAGGAcagacccctgccccctgcacccctctccccagctccagctcccccAACACCTGCCCCACAGCCACTCACTCCTGTGCCCTTCTCTTGGGACACAGCCGAGTATGACAGTGTGGTGGCTGCAGTGCAGGAGGGGGCAGCTGAGTTGGAAGGCGGGCCGTACTCCCCACTAGGGAAGGACTACCGCAAGgctgaaggggaaagggaagaagaaggtggggtgggggttcCTGACAGCAGTCCCCGCGGGTCAAAGGTCCCAGAAGCCAGCGAGAGCCATGCCTCTAAAGAGCCCGAGCAGACCGAGCCAGAGCAGAGAGAGCCCACACCCTATCCTGATGAGCGAAGCTTCCAGTATGCAGACATCTATGAGCAGATGATGCTCACTGGGCTGGGCCCTGCATGCCCCACTAGAGAGCCTCCACTTGGAGCAGCTGGGGATTGGCCCCCACACATCTCAACCAAGGAGGAGGCTGCTGGCCGAAGCACATCTGCAGAGAAGGAGCTTTCGTCTCCTGTCTCACCCCATCGCCTCCAATTCGACACTCCAACCTTCAGCTATGCAGCTCTGGCGGGACCCACCATACCTCCCAAGCAGGAGCCTGAGCCAGAGCCAAGCGTGGATCCCAGCCTCACCCCACCTGCAATACCCCCCCGTGCTCCTATCCCCCAGAGCAAAGGCCCAAGCCCCCCACTTAATGGTAACATCCTGAGCCGTAGCCCAGATAGGAGAACCCCATCCCCCAAGGAACCAGGCCATGGTCACTGGGATGACAGCATGAGTGACTTGGAGCTGGAGAAGGGGGCTCGGGAGCAGCCTGAGAAAGAGGCCCAGTCCCCAAGTCCCCCGCAACCCATGCCTGCAGGCCCCTCCACCCTGTGGCCTGAAAGTGAGGCACATACCAGCCCTTCCTCAGACTCACACCTGGGTCCTGCCCGACCCAGCCTGGACTTCCCTGCATCAGCCTTTGGCTTCTCCTCATTGCAGCCAGCTCCTCCACAGCTGCCCTCTCCAGCAGAACCCCGCTCAGCGCCCTGTGGGTCCCTTGCCTTCTCTGGTGACCGCGCTTTGGCTCTGGCTCCAGGGCCCCCCACCAGAGCCCGGCATGATGAGTACCTAGAAGTAACCAAGGCCCCCAGCCTGGACTCTTCACTGCCCCAGCTCCCATCACCCAGCTCTCCTGGGGCCCCTCTCTCCAGTCTGCCGCGACCTGCCTCACCAGCCCTATCTGAAGGCTCCTCTTCTGAGGCCACCACACCTGTGATTTCGAGTGTGGCTGAGCGCTTCCCTCCCGGCCTGGAGGCTGCAGAACAAGGCTCTGTAGAGCTGGTCCCAGGAATGGAACCAGCTGCCCACGGCCTCTGGgacctcacttctctgagcccAGCACCTCCAGCTTCACTGGACTTGGCCCCAGCTCTGGCTCCAAGCCTGCCTGGAGACATGGATGAGGGCACCCTGCCCTGCCGCCTGGAATGCTCAGgggcagccaccaagaagccaagCCCCTTACAGGGCCCCTCCACGGGTCATGCCACCAATGGCCCAACTGAAACCAGCCCCaagcccccaggccctgccccagctgAGGCTGAGAAAGGAAAGGCTGAGGCCTGTCCCGCCTGGGAACGTGGGGCCTGGCCTGAGGGAGCCGAGAGGAGCTCCAGGCCTGACACACTGCTCTCCCCTGAGCAGCCACTGTGCCCTGGGGGGGCCTCTGGAGACCAACCTAGAAGTGTCTCCCCTGAGATGGAGACGGGGCCCCAGGGATGTGCTGCTGAGCCCCGGCCCCATCGTGGGGAACTCTCTCCATCCTTCCTGAACCCACCTCTGTCTCAATCCACGGATGACAGTGACCTCTTAACTGAGGAAGCCCGGCTGGTAGGGAGAGGGGGGCGGCGTCGGGTGGGCGCTGCAGGGGCCACAGGGGGCCCCTGCCCCGTGGCAGATGAGACACCCCCGACGTCAGTCAGCGACTCGGGCTCCTCGCAGTCAGATTCTGACGTTCCACCAGAAACTGAGGAGTGTCCATCCATCACAGCTGAGGCAGCCCTCGACTCAGATGAAGATGGGGACTTCCTGCCTGTGGACAAAGCTGGTGGGTTTAGTGGGACTCACCATCCCAGGCCTGGCCATGACCCACCCCCTATCCCCCAGCCAGACCCTCGCCCATCCCCTCCCCGCCCTGACGTGTGCATGGCTGACCCCGAGGGGCTCAGCTCAGAGTCTGGAAGGGTAGAGAGGCTACGGGAGAAGGAGAAGACACACGGGAGAGTCGGCCGCAGGGCCACAGGCAGGGCCAAGCCAGCGTCTCCTGCCCAGCGTCTGGATCTTCGGGGAAAACGCTCACCCACCCCTGGTAAAGGGACTGCAGATCGAGCATCCCGGGTGCCACCCCGACCACGTAGCACTCCAAGCCAGGTCACCCCAGCAGAGGAAAAGGATGGACACAGCCCCATGTCTAAAGGCCTGGTCAATGGACTCAAGGCAGGACCAA CGGCCTTGGGTTCCAAGGGCAGCTCTGGCCCCCCTGTATATGTGGATCTCGCCTATATCCCGAACCATTGCAGTGGCAAGACTGCTGACCTTGACTTCTTCCGACGAGTGCGTGCATCCTACTATGTGGTCAGTGGGAATGACCCTGCCAATGGCGAGCCGAGCCGGGCTGTGCTGGACGCCCTGCTGGAGGGCAAGGCCCAGTGGGGGGAGAATCTTCAG GTAACTCTGATCCCTACTCACGACACGGAGGTGACTCGTGAGTGGTACCAGCAGACTCATGAGCAGCAGCAACAACTGAACGTTCTGGTCCTGGCGAGCAGCAGCACCGTGGTCATGCAGGATGAGTCCTTCCCTGCCTGCAAGATTGAGTTCTGA